In the Mytilus trossulus isolate FHL-02 chromosome 1, PNRI_Mtr1.1.1.hap1, whole genome shotgun sequence genome, one interval contains:
- the LOC134721520 gene encoding uncharacterized protein LOC134721520 translates to MHLRKIAMDLVHRFLFSLLLNLLINVLEVYGEYCYYRYSSSYPYYYYVCDYTVSGGSIAGAVIGTIIFIVVLVVIITICKNHNRTRVTTIRSTPHSVGTTVITQQQQHQGPAPMMYGQYPQPGGPMYNQPPAYPPPQPNYPPPQGNYPPPKY, encoded by the exons ATGCACTTGAGAAAAATAGCCATGGATCTTGTACATCGTTTTTTGTTCTCTTTACTTCTGAATTTACTAATAAACG tTCTGGAAGTTTATGGTGAATACTGTTACTACCGTTATTCCTCCTCCTATCCTTATTATTACTACGTATGTGATTATACAGTTAGTGG GGGTTCCATAGCTGGAGCGGTAATAGGAACTATAATTTTTATAGTTGTCCTTGTTGTCATTATTACTATATGTAAAAACCATAATAGAACAAGGGTCACTACTATTCGGTCCACCCCTCACTCTGTCGGAACTACTGTTATCACACAACAGCAACAACATCAAG gtCCAGCACCAATGATGTATGGTCAGTATCCTCAACCAGGCGGCCCTATGTATAATCAACCACCAGCGTATCCACCGCCCCAGCCAAACTATCCACCACCACAAGGAAACTATCCACCACCGAAATACTAA
- the LOC134721539 gene encoding uncharacterized protein LOC134721539 isoform X2, with translation MDLIHRLLCSAFLNLVISVYEVSGKYCYYVYLYVYGYYYYKCETEVNGGAIAGAIIGVLFGIVFISTVISICKKKCGTRVSTIHTTPHHGGPTIITQQQQQQGPPQMMYGQYGQYPQPGAVMYDQPPAYPPPSQPNYPPKY, from the exons ATGGATCTGATACATCGTTTGTTGTGCTCGGCTTTTCTGAATTTAGTTATAAGCG TTTATGAAGTAAGCGGTAAATATTGTTACTATGTCTACTTATACGTCTATGGATATTATTACTATAAATGTGAGACTGAAGTAAATGG gggTGCGATAGCTGGTGCTATAATCGGAGTTCTTTTCGGTATAGTATTTATATCTACCGTTATTAGTATTTGTAAGAAAAAGTGTGGGACAAGAGTTTCAACTATTCATACAACACCCCATCATGGTGGACCAACTATTATCACACAACAGCAACAACAACAAG GTCCGCCACAGATGATGTATGGCCAGTATGGACAATATCCACAACCAGGCGCTGTTATGTATGATCAACCACCAGCATATCCACCACCATCGCAACCAAATTATCCACCAAAATACTAA
- the LOC134721539 gene encoding uncharacterized protein LOC134721539 isoform X1 — translation MDLIHRLLCSAFLNLVISVYEVSGKYCYYVYLYVYGYYYYKCETEVNGGAIAGAIIGVLFGIVFISTVISICKKKCGTRVSTIHTTPHHGGPTIITQQQQQQGNHGPPQMMYGQYGQYPQPGAVMYDQPPAYPPPSQPNYPPKY, via the exons ATGGATCTGATACATCGTTTGTTGTGCTCGGCTTTTCTGAATTTAGTTATAAGCG TTTATGAAGTAAGCGGTAAATATTGTTACTATGTCTACTTATACGTCTATGGATATTATTACTATAAATGTGAGACTGAAGTAAATGG gggTGCGATAGCTGGTGCTATAATCGGAGTTCTTTTCGGTATAGTATTTATATCTACCGTTATTAGTATTTGTAAGAAAAAGTGTGGGACAAGAGTTTCAACTATTCATACAACACCCCATCATGGTGGACCAACTATTATCACACAACAGCAACAACAACAAGGTAATCATG GTCCGCCACAGATGATGTATGGCCAGTATGGACAATATCCACAACCAGGCGCTGTTATGTATGATCAACCACCAGCATATCCACCACCATCGCAACCAAATTATCCACCAAAATACTAA
- the LOC134721512 gene encoding uncharacterized protein LOC134721512, with product MVFDSIWILFIQVLPVFGGCYYHYQYEYHECNTDVGTIIGAIIGALFGVAVIGAIITTICCCVKTSGVRGHVIQPDTLSKLNQHQHQQTLQQQQLPSKQKKRNNKKRSRHKKGSKSQHPLPQPQQIAAYSPPPIYEPGHLPPLLEQSTSYSSIPSQEPGHRTPITNHSTSYSPTLLQEPSHQTPIPNHNKSYSPTPLQETSHQTPIPQDSATLSPTPTYEPNHQTPIPHYNTSYSPTLLQEPSHQTSLPQESAAFSPTPTNELSHRTLPPQQSSAYFLLQTQKPDNQSTPSQQSEAYSSAPTHETGHLSPLQHTSEVNYPPPIQESYNPPSPS from the exons ATGGTTTTTGATTCAATATGGATTTTGTTTATTCAGG TACTTCCCGTTTTTGGTGGTTGTTACTACCACTACCAATACGAATACCATGAATGTAATACTGATGT CGGAACTATCATTGGTGCAATTATTGGTGCTTTGTTTGGAGTAGCTGTTATAGGGGCTATTATCACCACAATATGTTGTTGTGTCAAAACCAGTGGTGTTCGTGGTCACGTGATACAACCAGACACTTTATCAAAACTAAATCAACATCAACACCAACAAACGCTACAACAGCAAC AACTAccttcaaaacaaaagaaaaggaataataaaaaacgTTCACGCCATAAAAAAGGTTCCAAGAGTCAGCATCCACTACCACAGCCACAACAGATTGCAGCATATTCTCCTCCGCCAATATATGAACCCGGCCACCTTCCACCTCTACTGGAACAAAGTACATCATATTCTTCAATACCATCACAGGAACCCGGTCATCGGACACCTATAACAAATCATAGTACGTCATATTCTCCAACATTGTTACAGGAGCCTAGTCATCAGACACCTATACCCAACCATAATAAGTCATATTCTCCAACACCATTGCAGGAAACCAGTCATCAGACACCTATACCACAAGATAGTGCGACACTTTCTCCAACACCAACATACGAACCCAATCACCAGACACCTATACCACACTACAATACGTCCTATTCTCCAACACTACTACAGGAACCCAGTCATCAGACATCTCTACCACAAGAGAGTGCGGCATTTTCTCCAACACCAACAAACGAACTCAGTCATCGGACACTTCCGCCACAACAAAGTTCGGCATATTTTTTACTACAAACACAGAAACCTGACAATCAGTCAACTCCATCACAACAGAGTGAGGCATATTCTTCAGCACCTACTCACGAAACAGGCCATCTGTCACCCCTACAACACACGAGTGAGGTCAATTATCCACCTCCTATACAGGAGAGCTACAATCCTCCGTCTCCATCATAA